DNA sequence from the Gordonia polyisoprenivorans genome:
TGTACACCAGCAGCGACCAGATGGTTGCGAACACCACCCACGACAGGAACCGCATCCGGTCGGCGACCGCACCGGCGATCAACGCCACGGTGACCATCGCGAACCCGGCCTGGAAGGCGACGAACAGGATCGCGGGAATCGTGCCGACGAGCGGGATCGTCGTCGGATGCGCGGCATCGTGACCGAAGGTGTGCTCGAGGCCCGGGAACGAGCCGAAACTCCCGATCAGTCCCGCGTGATCGTCACCGAAGGCCAGCGAATATCCGACGACGACCCACAGGATCCACACGATGGGGATCGCCGACAGACACATCATCATCATGTTCAGGACGCTCTTGGAGCGGACCATGCCGCCGTAGAACAGTGCGAGAGCGGGTGTCATGAGCAGGACGAGCGCGAATGCCACCAGCATCCACGCCGTGTCGGCACCGTCGGGAATACCGTACTTGGGGAACATCGCCGCCTTCCGTTGCGTCCGGGCGACGAAAGTCTATCGGCTCAATATTCTTCGGCTGCAGGGGATTAGACTATCGAGCCAAACCGGCATTTCGGGCTTTCGGGGCGCCGTCACAACACGTCGTCGACGACGCGGCCGGACTCCACCCGCCACCGGCGATCGAGGCGGACGGTCGCGATCATCCGCCGGTCATGGGTCACCAGCAGCAACGCCCCGTCATAGGCGTCGAGCGCCTTCTCCAACTGCTCGATCGCGGGCAGATCGAGGTGGTTGGTCGGTTCGTCGAGCACCAGCACGTTGGTGCCGCGGGCTTGCAGGAGCGCCATCGCGGCACGGGTTCGTTCACCGGGGGAGAGCTCGGCGGCCGGGCGTTCGACGTGGCCGGCCCGTAACCCGAACTTCGCCACCAGCGTTCGGATCTCGGCCACCGAGAAGTCCGGCAACAACTCTTCGAAGCGCGCGACGAGCGCACTGCCGCCCCCACCGAGCTGGGAACGCGCCTGGTCGATCTCACCGATCGCCACACTCGCGCCCAGCGACGCCCGCCCGGAATCGGGTTCGACGCGGCCGAGCAGCGCGCGCAGCAGGGTGGATTTGCCCGCCCCGTTGGGGCCGACGATGCCGATCCGCTCGCCGGCGTCGACCTGCAGCGAGACCGGGCCGAGGACGAAATCACCCTGCCGGACCACGACCTCGTCCAGGGTGGCGACCACTGAACTCGACCGCGGTGCCGACCCGATGGAGAAGTCGAGAACCCACTCCTTGCGCGGCTCGGCGACCTCCTCGAGGCGTGCGATGCGGCTCTCCATCTGCCGTACCTTCTGGGCTTGTTTCTCGCTGGAATCGGCGGCTGCCTTGCGGCGCAGCTTGTCGTTGTCGGGCGCCTTCTTGATCGCGTTGCGCACACCGTGACTCGACCACTCCCGCTGAACACGTGCGCGGGCGACGAGGTCGGCCTTCTTGTCGGCGAATTCGTCATAGGCCTCGCGCTTGTGGCGACGCAGTACCTCGCGTTCCTCGAGGTAGGCGTCGTAGCCGCCACCGTAGATCGTGGTGGTGTGCTGGGCGAGGTCGAGCTCGAGTACGCGGGTCACCGTGCGCGCCAAGAATTCTCGGTCATGACTGACGAGGACCACCGCCGCGCGCAGGCCGTCGACGAAGGTCTCCAGACGTTGGATTCCGTCGAGGTCGAGATCGTTGGTCGGTTCGTCGAGAAGCACGATGTCAAAGCGTGACGCCAGCAGGGCGGCGAGTCCGACCCGCGCCGCCTGTCCACCGGACAATGAGGTCATCAGCGTCGACCCCAGGTCGAGGTCACCGCTGTGCCCGGCGCCGCGCAGACCCAGGTCGGCCAGGATCGCCGGTAGTCGCTCATCGAGGTCGGCTGCACCGGTGGCCAACCAATGATCCAGTGCCGCAGCGTAAACATCGGCGGGATCGGGTCCACCGGGAGGCGGATTCGACGACAACATCTCGGCGGCAGTATTCATCGCCTCGGTTGCCTGCGCACATCCCGTCCGGCGCGCCACATACTGCGCGATGGTTTCGCCCGGAACACGTGCATGCTCCTGCGGCAGCCATCCGACGAAGCCATCGGCCGGCGCCGGTGACACTTCACCCTCGATGGGGTCGAGATCGCCGGCAAGGATCCGCAGGAGCGTCGTCTTTCCGGCGCCGTTGGCGCCGACCACACCCACCACGTCGCCGGGCGCCACGGTGAGATCGAGTCCCTCGAACAGGGTGCGGTGGCCGTGGCCACCGGCGAGGTCCTTGGCGACGAGAGTTGCGGTCATGCCCTCATGATTCCCCACCCTGCCGGTCCGCGGTCTGCCGGTATCCGGGATGT
Encoded proteins:
- a CDS encoding ABC-F family ATP-binding cassette domain-containing protein; the encoded protein is MTATLVAKDLAGGHGHRTLFEGLDLTVAPGDVVGVVGANGAGKTTLLRILAGDLDPIEGEVSPAPADGFVGWLPQEHARVPGETIAQYVARRTGCAQATEAMNTAAEMLSSNPPPGGPDPADVYAAALDHWLATGAADLDERLPAILADLGLRGAGHSGDLDLGSTLMTSLSGGQAARVGLAALLASRFDIVLLDEPTNDLDLDGIQRLETFVDGLRAAVVLVSHDREFLARTVTRVLELDLAQHTTTIYGGGYDAYLEEREVLRRHKREAYDEFADKKADLVARARVQREWSSHGVRNAIKKAPDNDKLRRKAAADSSEKQAQKVRQMESRIARLEEVAEPRKEWVLDFSIGSAPRSSSVVATLDEVVVRQGDFVLGPVSLQVDAGERIGIVGPNGAGKSTLLRALLGRVEPDSGRASLGASVAIGEIDQARSQLGGGGSALVARFEELLPDFSVAEIRTLVAKFGLRAGHVERPAAELSPGERTRAAMALLQARGTNVLVLDEPTNHLDLPAIEQLEKALDAYDGALLLVTHDRRMIATVRLDRRWRVESGRVVDDVL